A single window of Deltaproteobacteria bacterium DNA harbors:
- a CDS encoding DUF1016 family protein, translated as MKKELARTGGRSAKKEMSSRILHDLRSMIESARQRAAAAVNAEMVLLYWSMGERIKRELIGEGRAAYGEQIVSTLSKQLSAEYGRGFSRRNLFHMVKFAETFPDRQIVHALSAQLSWTHFRQIIYLDDPLKRDFYAELCRVERWSTRTLEEKINRLLFERTAVAKKPDDLIRRELAELREADRMTPDMVFRDPYVLDFLDLKETYSEKELEAAILRELEAFILELGIGFSFVARQKRITVDREDYYIDLLFFHRKMRRLVAIDLKLDRFKAAYKGQMELYLRWLEKYETQDGEDTPLGLILCAGKSSEHVELLQLEKSGIRVAEYLTDLPPRDLLEKKLHEAIHLARERMSRPSPVEDR; from the coding sequence ATGAAGAAAGAACTCGCGCGCACCGGTGGCCGTTCGGCGAAGAAAGAAATGTCGTCCAGGATCCTTCACGATCTGCGTTCGATGATCGAGTCGGCTCGGCAGCGCGCCGCGGCGGCGGTCAACGCCGAAATGGTTCTGCTCTACTGGTCGATGGGCGAACGAATCAAACGCGAACTCATCGGCGAAGGACGCGCCGCATACGGCGAGCAGATTGTCTCGACGCTGTCGAAGCAATTGTCAGCGGAATATGGACGCGGATTTTCGCGTCGGAACCTGTTCCACATGGTCAAATTCGCGGAGACGTTTCCGGACCGGCAAATAGTGCACGCACTGAGTGCACAATTGTCCTGGACCCACTTCCGGCAGATCATCTATCTCGACGATCCTCTGAAACGGGATTTCTACGCGGAGCTGTGCCGAGTCGAACGTTGGAGTACCCGCACGCTGGAGGAAAAAATCAACCGCCTGCTCTTCGAGCGCACGGCCGTCGCGAAGAAGCCGGACGATTTGATCCGCCGCGAGTTGGCGGAGCTGCGGGAGGCGGATCGCATGACTCCCGACATGGTGTTTCGCGACCCGTACGTCCTCGACTTTCTCGACCTGAAGGAGACATACAGCGAGAAAGAGCTGGAAGCGGCGATCCTGCGGGAACTCGAAGCGTTCATCCTGGAGCTTGGCATCGGTTTTTCGTTCGTCGCGCGGCAGAAGCGCATCACCGTCGACCGGGAGGACTATTACATCGACCTGCTGTTCTTCCATCGGAAAATGCGTCGGCTCGTCGCCATCGATCTCAAGCTGGACCGATTCAAGGCGGCCTACAAAGGCCAGATGGAACTCTACCTGCGGTGGTTGGAAAAGTACGAGACGCAGGACGGCGAGGACACTCCCCTCGGGCTGATCCTATGCGCTGGCAAGTCGAGCGAACACGTGGAGTTACTGCAGCTGGAAAAATCCGGAATTCGCGTGGCCGAGTACCTCACCGATCTGCCGCCGCGCGATCTGCTGGAGAAGAAGCTGCATGAGGCCATCCATCTCGCGCGCGAGCGGATGTCGAGGCCGTCGCCAGTCGAGGACCGATAG
- a CDS encoding penicillin acylase family protein, with the protein MRWGKRARVVVLVCVLAAAVAGCELWALAKYKWQPVEPARSGEFTIEGVREPITIVFDRFDIPHIDAKNDADLFFAMGYLHGRERLFQMTVMRALASGRLCELFGNQKIVEGPETDAVFPDLLTTDKWFRIAGLRRHAERAATQLSGDDLATANAYVAGVNAAAAREPLPIEFTLLGVAPEPWTLEDVWTVARLQAWALQTNMAQELMRLLMAAELGEEVARETYPLHDSPGPHIIERTDRDYREESKTWAASPAAKATTQPVAVPLASSYRDAALAAAQIETGVRSAWGMALPAASNSWTLGPSRTKSGGALAANDPHLQHTAPATFYLVHQRTGDLDAIGATIPGVPFIVLGRNREVAWTATTTFADMQDLYLEKVDPTEARNYITPTGAAPFVIENQTIRVKRDEGVGFDEIPLAIRRTRHGPVISDAAANLPKDAEHVIALRSTMDDAGAMGDVLAMKSLARARNVTEFRAAYTHIEVPVQNWMAADRHGAISYFPAGRVPIREGWDGTSPVPGWTDEYEWRGWIPVDRLPQIENPASGRIVTANNKVVPIGDYPWPFSNDPMPAYRAARIVEMIDAAPKHDATDVARMQIDTYVKQGERLRPSLVAALMNDKWNEREAAALARLRDWNLRADVDEVGAAVFFATYRQAWRMALADDLSPAVFDLVTQALYAYGFFDRLWDEFPNARVFDVKSTPQKETRDDILRAAFRAAVAELAEAFGDDVNAWTWGRMHQLTFEHPMGSAAPLTSLVNVGPRPIAGALDAVFAEAGLFLGKGKIKVNYGPVFRMVHDFGDPDAGGMVLDLGQSGRPGTSTYANGVEPWSRGELWPVSMDGAKYNEGALGTLTIGPK; encoded by the coding sequence ATGCGGTGGGGAAAACGCGCGCGCGTCGTGGTTTTGGTGTGCGTGTTGGCGGCAGCGGTCGCCGGGTGCGAGTTGTGGGCGCTCGCGAAATACAAGTGGCAACCCGTGGAGCCCGCGCGCTCGGGCGAGTTCACGATCGAGGGCGTGCGAGAGCCGATCACCATCGTCTTCGACCGTTTCGACATCCCGCACATTGACGCGAAGAACGACGCCGACCTGTTTTTCGCGATGGGCTACCTGCACGGTCGCGAGCGCCTCTTTCAGATGACCGTCATGCGCGCGCTGGCCTCGGGCCGGCTGTGCGAGCTGTTCGGCAATCAAAAGATCGTCGAGGGACCCGAAACGGACGCGGTTTTCCCCGATCTGCTCACAACGGACAAGTGGTTTCGGATCGCGGGGTTGCGCCGCCACGCGGAGCGTGCCGCGACGCAGCTATCGGGCGACGACCTCGCGACCGCGAATGCGTACGTGGCGGGCGTGAACGCCGCCGCCGCGCGCGAGCCGCTGCCGATCGAATTCACCCTGCTCGGCGTCGCTCCGGAGCCGTGGACGCTCGAAGATGTCTGGACCGTCGCACGTCTTCAGGCGTGGGCGCTGCAAACCAACATGGCGCAGGAGCTGATGCGCCTGTTGATGGCGGCGGAGCTGGGCGAGGAGGTCGCGCGCGAAACGTATCCGCTGCACGACTCGCCGGGGCCGCACATCATCGAGCGGACCGACCGCGACTATCGCGAGGAGTCGAAGACCTGGGCCGCTTCGCCCGCCGCGAAAGCCACGACCCAACCCGTCGCCGTGCCTCTGGCGAGTTCCTATCGAGATGCCGCCCTCGCCGCAGCGCAGATCGAAACCGGCGTGCGATCCGCGTGGGGTATGGCGCTGCCGGCCGCATCGAATAGCTGGACGCTCGGCCCGTCGCGCACGAAAAGCGGCGGCGCGCTCGCCGCGAACGACCCGCACCTGCAACACACGGCGCCCGCGACCTTCTACCTCGTGCATCAGCGCACGGGCGACCTCGACGCGATCGGCGCGACCATTCCCGGCGTGCCCTTCATCGTGCTCGGGCGCAATCGCGAAGTGGCGTGGACCGCGACGACGACCTTCGCCGACATGCAGGATTTGTATCTGGAAAAAGTCGATCCCACGGAGGCGCGGAACTACATCACGCCTACGGGAGCCGCGCCCTTCGTCATCGAGAACCAGACGATCCGCGTGAAGCGCGACGAGGGTGTGGGATTCGACGAAATCCCGCTCGCGATCCGGCGCACGCGCCACGGTCCCGTCATCTCCGACGCGGCGGCAAATCTGCCCAAGGACGCCGAGCACGTCATCGCGCTGCGCTCCACCATGGACGACGCCGGTGCGATGGGCGATGTGCTCGCGATGAAGAGCCTCGCCCGCGCGCGCAACGTGACCGAGTTTCGCGCCGCCTACACGCACATCGAGGTACCGGTTCAGAACTGGATGGCGGCGGACCGACATGGCGCGATCAGCTACTTTCCCGCGGGGCGCGTGCCGATCCGCGAGGGCTGGGACGGCACGAGCCCGGTGCCCGGCTGGACAGACGAATACGAGTGGCGCGGCTGGATTCCGGTCGATCGCCTGCCGCAGATCGAGAATCCCGCGTCGGGGCGCATCGTCACGGCCAACAACAAGGTCGTGCCGATCGGCGATTATCCGTGGCCGTTCAGTAACGATCCCATGCCCGCGTATCGCGCCGCGCGCATCGTGGAGATGATCGACGCCGCGCCCAAACACGACGCGACCGACGTGGCGCGGATGCAGATCGACACCTACGTGAAACAGGGGGAGCGGCTGCGTCCCTCGCTCGTCGCCGCGCTCATGAACGACAAATGGAACGAGCGCGAAGCGGCGGCGCTCGCGCGGCTGCGCGACTGGAATCTGCGCGCCGACGTGGACGAGGTCGGCGCGGCCGTGTTCTTCGCGACGTATCGGCAGGCGTGGCGCATGGCGCTCGCAGACGATCTTTCGCCCGCGGTGTTCGACCTCGTCACGCAGGCCCTCTACGCCTACGGATTCTTCGACCGGCTTTGGGACGAGTTCCCGAACGCGCGCGTCTTCGACGTGAAATCGACGCCGCAAAAAGAGACGCGCGACGACATTCTGCGCGCGGCGTTTCGCGCGGCGGTGGCGGAACTCGCCGAGGCGTTCGGCGACGACGTGAACGCGTGGACGTGGGGCCGCATGCACCAGCTCACCTTCGAGCACCCGATGGGCAGCGCCGCACCGCTAACGTCGCTCGTCAACGTCGGCCCGCGCCCGATTGCCGGCGCGCTCGACGCGGTTTTCGCCGAGGCCGGGCTCTTCCTCGGCAAGGGTAAGATCAAGGTGAATTACGGCCCCGTGTTTCGCATGGTGCACGATTTCGGCGATCCCGACGCGGGCGGCATGGTGCTCGACCTCGGTCAGTCGGGCCGCCCGGGCACGTCCACCTACGCGAACGGCGTGGAACCGTGGAGCCGCGGCGAACTGTGGCCCGTGTCGATGGATGGGGCGAAATACAACGAAGGCGCGCTGGGAACGTTGACGATCGGGCCGAAATGA
- a CDS encoding radical SAM protein, translating into MNTAEAITDAPESQGAVKRKNCDLRDRERKERRVRLASLPLQVQIEATNRCNLECASCARNYYNPRTNRAGDFDPAAFPNLRPLLRAAERVLIGGYGEPLLGRHIDAILRLAADEGCFTEIITNSSFLDERRVATLGELRVGRVLFSLDAATDEHLRETRGVALADLLARVDLLRAAAPDSLAAFNVTLTRRNAHQLAAIVDLAAAHDVADVYVMHEKLYTRAHAGNSALALPEGELIAAFHRARERAVATGVSLRLPPTSGVHECEQPLELMMIRHDGAAFGCCSAMFAGGTHRIELGYLDRQDGATLWNAPAAQNARARLYGLPHKDGPCDTCAFRVFTPEAMERFLD; encoded by the coding sequence ATGAACACCGCCGAAGCCATTACCGACGCGCCCGAATCCCAGGGCGCGGTGAAGCGCAAAAATTGCGACCTGCGCGACCGCGAGCGAAAGGAACGGCGCGTGCGTCTCGCGAGTCTGCCGCTGCAGGTGCAGATCGAGGCGACGAACCGCTGCAACCTGGAGTGCGCGAGCTGCGCGCGCAATTACTACAATCCGCGCACGAATCGCGCGGGCGATTTCGACCCCGCCGCGTTCCCGAATCTGCGCCCGCTGCTGCGCGCCGCCGAGCGCGTGTTGATCGGCGGCTACGGCGAGCCGCTGCTGGGCCGCCACATCGACGCGATTTTGCGTCTCGCGGCGGACGAGGGATGCTTCACCGAGATCATCACGAATTCGTCGTTTCTGGACGAGCGCCGCGTGGCGACGTTGGGTGAGCTCCGCGTCGGCCGCGTGCTGTTTTCGCTCGACGCGGCGACCGACGAGCATCTGCGCGAGACGCGCGGCGTGGCGCTGGCGGATCTGCTCGCGCGCGTCGATCTGCTGCGCGCCGCCGCGCCCGACTCGCTCGCGGCATTCAACGTGACGCTCACGCGGCGCAACGCGCACCAACTCGCGGCCATCGTCGATCTCGCGGCCGCGCACGACGTGGCCGACGTGTACGTGATGCACGAGAAGCTCTATACGCGCGCCCATGCGGGCAACTCCGCGCTCGCGCTGCCCGAGGGCGAACTCATCGCCGCGTTCCACCGTGCGCGCGAACGCGCCGTCGCGACGGGGGTATCGTTGCGTCTGCCGCCCACCTCTGGCGTGCACGAGTGCGAGCAGCCGCTGGAGTTGATGATGATCCGCCACGACGGCGCGGCGTTCGGCTGCTGCTCGGCGATGTTCGCGGGCGGCACGCATCGCATCGAGCTGGGTTACCTCGACCGGCAGGACGGCGCGACCTTGTGGAACGCCCCCGCGGCGCAGAACGCCCGCGCGCGCCTGTACGGACTGCCGCACAAGGACGGTCCGTGCGACACGTGCGCGTTCCGCGTCTTCACGCCCGAGGCGATGGAGCGGTTTCTGGACTGA
- a CDS encoding ABC transporter ATP-binding protein, whose protein sequence is MAVIEVQNLVKDYQIYSRRGQRLKEVLVLGQKSYHDSKRALAGVSLSVASGECLGVIGDNGSGKSTLLKVLAGTTHPTSGEVRVEGRVSYILDPGTGFNGDFSGVENVLSKCSLHGLSPTEARDLMPRIVEFSGLGDRIEHPFKTYSTGMQIRLGFSVAIHIPFDVLVVDEILAVGDFLFQRKCIKAIRDFRDGGKTIVITSHNLSDVATFCDRLVLLEDGKAAMVGRTEDIIKAYVEDCERRFARIEAPIVKDPVLQPPVEKVGGAEILDIRFLDALGHARTHFRPGDVMVCKMRFRTKGALPDPCLRVQFFRNDGLLVGGVNNYRLQQHYRHIDGVYDIEMRFASLNLLGGDYYANVGLWPDEYPSWVAKAPYDTRDYQFIITIDQEREHGAGLAYSPCVFTLDKLDMT, encoded by the coding sequence ATGGCGGTTATCGAAGTCCAGAATCTCGTCAAGGACTACCAGATCTATTCGCGGCGCGGGCAGCGGCTCAAGGAAGTGCTCGTGCTCGGGCAGAAGTCGTACCACGACTCCAAGCGGGCGCTGGCCGGCGTGAGCCTTTCCGTCGCGTCCGGCGAGTGCCTGGGCGTCATCGGCGACAACGGCTCGGGCAAGAGCACGCTGCTGAAGGTGCTGGCCGGCACTACGCACCCCACGTCGGGCGAGGTGCGCGTCGAGGGGCGCGTCAGCTACATCCTCGATCCGGGCACGGGGTTCAACGGCGATTTCTCGGGCGTCGAAAACGTGCTCTCCAAGTGCTCGCTGCACGGCCTGTCGCCGACCGAGGCGCGCGATCTGATGCCGCGCATCGTCGAATTCTCCGGCCTCGGCGATCGCATCGAGCACCCCTTCAAGACGTACTCGACCGGCATGCAGATCCGTCTCGGGTTTTCCGTCGCGATCCACATTCCCTTCGACGTGCTCGTGGTGGACGAGATCCTCGCCGTCGGCGATTTTCTGTTTCAGCGCAAGTGCATCAAGGCGATCCGCGATTTTCGCGACGGCGGTAAAACCATCGTCATCACGAGCCACAACCTCTCGGACGTGGCGACGTTTTGCGACCGGCTCGTGCTGCTCGAAGACGGCAAGGCCGCGATGGTCGGCCGCACCGAGGACATCATCAAGGCCTACGTCGAGGACTGCGAGCGCCGGTTCGCGCGTATCGAAGCGCCGATCGTCAAGGACCCGGTGCTCCAGCCGCCCGTCGAAAAGGTCGGCGGCGCCGAGATCCTCGACATCCGTTTTCTCGACGCGCTCGGCCACGCGCGCACGCACTTTCGCCCCGGCGACGTGATGGTGTGCAAGATGCGATTTCGCACCAAGGGCGCTCTGCCGGACCCGTGCCTGCGCGTCCAGTTTTTCCGCAACGACGGCCTGCTGGTGGGCGGCGTGAACAATTATCGGTTGCAGCAGCACTACCGCCACATCGACGGCGTGTACGACATCGAGATGCGCTTCGCATCGCTCAACCTGCTCGGCGGCGACTACTACGCCAACGTCGGCCTGTGGCCCGACGAGTACCCGAGCTGGGTCGCGAAAGCCCCCTACGACACACGCGATTACCAGTTCATCATCACGATCGATCAGGAACGCGAGCACGGGGCGGGGTTGGCTTACAGCCCGTGCGTGTTCACCCTCGATAAACTCGACATGACATGA
- a CDS encoding type II toxin-antitoxin system HicA family toxin, which yields MRDLIRELEQRGWHLDRIKGSHHVLRHEQSTRPVVVPVHGSEISNFKAQLILKQAADALKGR from the coding sequence GTGAGGGATCTGATCCGCGAACTCGAGCAACGGGGCTGGCACCTCGACCGCATCAAAGGTTCGCATCACGTCCTTCGCCATGAGCAATCCACCCGACCGGTCGTCGTGCCGGTGCACGGCAGCGAGATCTCGAACTTCAAGGCGCAATTGATTTTGAAACAGGCGGCGGATGCCTTGAAGGGAAGATGA
- a CDS encoding type II toxin-antitoxin system HicB family antitoxin, with protein MNDITGYWAVLYEDPEDGTIVVEFPDHPTVITYGNDREDAIEMGREALNAALESDYDRHVSLPVPCNKPRAKKGQEFVFISLEPEVRTAFLVRGWREASGLSQSQMAKRMGISTQAYQRMERPGRSNLTVATLDRIAHAVGKRLVLHAE; from the coding sequence ATGAACGACATCACAGGATACTGGGCCGTTCTCTACGAGGACCCGGAAGACGGGACCATCGTCGTCGAATTTCCCGACCACCCGACGGTCATCACATACGGAAACGATCGCGAAGACGCGATCGAAATGGGCCGGGAAGCTCTGAACGCGGCGCTCGAATCCGACTACGATCGCCACGTATCGCTGCCGGTACCGTGCAATAAGCCTCGCGCGAAGAAGGGTCAGGAGTTCGTGTTCATCTCGCTCGAACCCGAGGTGCGCACGGCCTTTCTCGTCCGCGGATGGCGCGAGGCGAGTGGCCTCAGCCAGTCTCAAATGGCGAAACGGATGGGCATTTCCACGCAGGCATACCAGCGTATGGAGCGCCCGGGGCGGTCCAACCTGACCGTTGCCACGCTCGATCGGATCGCGCACGCCGTCGGAAAGCGACTCGTCCTGCACGCCGAGTAG